A part of Haloarchaeobius sp. HME9146 genomic DNA contains:
- a CDS encoding DICT sensory domain-containing protein, translated as MTVYASEPMADLDLAFEARNVSLRYEPLPEGDQEGFIVVSDDDGYIGSVGLGAVAELVSPESSRGLSTQHRNSAFQCLLELLDDTVFRSLSKRQLLAASREIEDRAWRVGRGELHTGFQNLGAMKDQVPVYEKLGRRGDLSIHVYGLPDWMPDSMTDVWFYPVESMEIGRYWFVVYDGGGDDLNACALLAEETAPGEFEGFWTYDPTVVADIKLHVSRRYGPAKSP; from the coding sequence ATGACAGTGTACGCATCCGAGCCGATGGCGGACCTCGACCTCGCGTTCGAGGCACGGAACGTGAGCCTCCGCTACGAACCGCTGCCGGAGGGGGACCAGGAGGGGTTCATCGTCGTGAGCGACGACGACGGGTACATCGGGAGCGTCGGCCTCGGTGCGGTGGCCGAACTCGTCTCACCAGAGAGCAGTCGGGGACTGAGCACCCAGCACCGGAACTCGGCGTTCCAGTGCCTGCTGGAACTGCTGGACGACACGGTGTTCCGGTCGCTCTCGAAGCGCCAGTTGCTCGCTGCCTCCCGCGAGATCGAGGACCGGGCGTGGCGCGTCGGCCGCGGTGAACTCCACACCGGATTCCAGAACCTCGGCGCGATGAAAGACCAGGTCCCGGTGTACGAGAAACTGGGCAGACGTGGCGACCTCTCGATTCACGTGTACGGCCTGCCGGACTGGATGCCGGATTCGATGACCGACGTCTGGTTCTACCCGGTCGAGTCCATGGAGATCGGCCGGTACTGGTTCGTGGTCTACGACGGCGGCGGGGACGACCTGAACGCGTGTGCCCTGCTCGCCGAGGAGACGGCCCCCGGCGAGTTCGAGGGGTTCTGGACCTACGACCCGACCGTCGTCGCAGACATCAAGCTGCACGTCAGTCGGCGGTACGGCCCCGCGAAGTCGCCCTGA
- a CDS encoding succinylglutamate desuccinylase/aspartoacylase family protein: MKVSVLGEGTPEVAVVAGVHGDEPCGVHAVETLLERDPDVERPVKFVIANEEAVERGVRYVEADLNRSFPGYPDGETHEKRLAYDLAHELTGCRVLALHSTQSHDEPFAVVDGVDDLVRDICPQLPITAIVETGRYVEGRVFNSVPQTIEVECGLQGSEDAKRNAVHLTESFLTATGVLPGTIPPRRVPIYRLTERVPKAAAEEYEVFVPNFHRVESGEAFAAVDGESQVAADDFYPVLLSAYGYEDVFGYSAEKVGMVGQLSSR, encoded by the coding sequence ATGAAGGTCTCAGTGCTGGGTGAGGGAACGCCGGAGGTCGCAGTCGTCGCGGGCGTCCACGGCGACGAACCCTGCGGGGTCCACGCCGTCGAAACGTTGCTCGAGCGCGACCCGGACGTAGAGCGACCGGTGAAGTTCGTCATCGCGAACGAGGAAGCGGTCGAGCGCGGCGTTCGTTACGTCGAAGCTGACCTGAACCGGTCGTTCCCCGGCTACCCCGACGGCGAGACCCACGAGAAGCGACTCGCGTACGACCTCGCACACGAGCTCACCGGGTGTCGCGTGCTCGCCTTGCACTCCACACAGTCGCACGACGAACCGTTCGCGGTGGTCGACGGCGTCGACGACCTGGTCAGGGATATCTGCCCCCAGCTCCCCATCACCGCCATCGTCGAGACGGGCCGGTACGTCGAGGGCCGGGTGTTCAACTCGGTGCCCCAGACCATCGAGGTCGAGTGCGGCCTCCAGGGGAGCGAGGACGCAAAGCGGAACGCGGTCCACCTGACCGAGTCCTTCCTGACCGCGACGGGCGTCCTCCCGGGGACGATTCCACCCCGCCGCGTCCCAATCTACCGGCTCACGGAACGCGTGCCGAAGGCGGCAGCCGAGGAGTACGAGGTGTTCGTCCCGAACTTCCACCGCGTCGAATCGGGCGAGGCGTTCGCCGCGGTCGACGGCGAGTCACAGGTCGCAGCGGACGACTTCTACCCGGTGTTGCTCTCCGCCTACGGCTACGAGGACGTGTTCGGTTACTCCGCCGAGAAGGTCGGGATGGTCGGTCAGCTGTCGTCGCGGTGA
- a CDS encoding UPF0179 family protein: MSKVTLIGARLAHASQEFVYQGESSACEGCPYRGQCLNLTEGVKYQVIEPRENAQTLECAVHDEGVRAVEVEPVSVRANIPAKHAYAGSKVSLAGPCPHTECPSHEFCVPDGADFDEEYRISEVVGDPPHDYCYLDRELTMVEFDAPDE; the protein is encoded by the coding sequence ATGTCCAAAGTCACGCTCATCGGGGCTCGCCTCGCACACGCCAGCCAGGAGTTCGTCTACCAGGGCGAGTCGAGTGCCTGTGAGGGCTGTCCCTATCGAGGGCAGTGCCTCAACCTCACCGAGGGGGTGAAGTATCAGGTCATCGAGCCACGGGAGAACGCCCAGACGCTGGAGTGTGCGGTCCACGACGAGGGCGTCCGGGCGGTCGAGGTCGAGCCGGTCTCGGTCCGCGCGAACATCCCGGCGAAACACGCCTACGCCGGGAGCAAGGTGTCGCTCGCCGGGCCGTGCCCGCACACCGAGTGTCCGAGCCACGAGTTCTGTGTCCCGGACGGGGCCGACTTCGACGAGGAGTACCGCATCAGCGAGGTCGTCGGTGACCCGCCCCACGACTACTGCTACCTCGACCGGGAGCTGACGATGGTCGAGTTCGACGCGCCCGACGAATGA
- a CDS encoding DUF5820 family protein, which produces MSTLEDLPAGWTVWNEEPDGRCILAYRPDVFDSEQFPAACLPTLYLTRGRRNHRRPGVSREDAVTGDWYVTLYFEPDVELQETNRFESREAGIDGAVELARRFADGEIDPRDVYQVPREDYFAKLDELTG; this is translated from the coding sequence ATGAGCACTCTGGAGGACCTCCCGGCGGGCTGGACCGTGTGGAACGAGGAACCCGACGGTCGCTGCATCCTCGCGTACCGCCCCGACGTGTTCGATTCGGAGCAGTTCCCTGCAGCGTGTCTCCCGACGCTGTACCTCACCCGGGGACGCCGGAACCACCGTCGTCCGGGGGTCTCCCGGGAGGACGCCGTGACCGGCGACTGGTACGTGACGCTCTACTTCGAACCCGACGTCGAGTTGCAGGAGACGAACCGGTTCGAGAGCCGCGAGGCTGGCATCGATGGGGCGGTCGAACTGGCCCGGCGCTTCGCCGACGGCGAGATAGACCCGCGGGACGTCTACCAGGTCCCACGCGAGGACTACTTCGCGAAGCTCGACGAGTTGACCGGGTGA
- a CDS encoding PrkA family serine protein kinase, translating into MTDTRESLAELSNEYKESMPSDLRETKSFDWYLNELYEDPLVARNAHQRVADMFDFYGTEYDEHEGIVKYKLATEDPLHDGENTFYGNVIHQSIHEFVNKIKSGARGLGPERRIKLLLGPVGSGKSHFDRMCRTYFEDYTLRDEGRMYTFRWTNLCDIVDDQDPADDVVRSPMNQDPLVLIPHRQRQRVLDELNNLHDAPYTIRNEQALDPESEFYMDKLLEYYEDDLQSVLENHVEIVRLLADENKRQCLETFEPKDKKNQDETELTGDVNYSKIAIYGESDPRAFDYSGAFCNANRGIFSGEELLKLQREFLYDFLHATQEMTIKPKNNPRIDIDQVIVGRTNMPEYKDKKGDEKMEAFNDRTKRIDFPYVLGYEEESDIYRKMLNNADVPDIHVEPHALEMAGLFAVLTRIEEPDTETVEMIQKAKAYNGEIDDGDDIDVKKLREEAESKAEIGEGMEGVSPRFIGDEIAEAIMDSKHRGRQFLSPLTIFNFFEENLEHHGSIPEDNFETYYRYLEMVREEYKARAIEDVRHALAYDIDEIQRQGEKYMDHVMAYIDDDTIEDDITGRDQEPDEKFMRSIEENLDIPEDRKDDFRQEVSNWVSRRAREGTTFNPQDNERLRRALERKLWEDKKHNINFSALVSANETDDDERNSWVDALIDQGYSRDGAKEVLEFAGAEVAKAEMED; encoded by the coding sequence ATGACCGACACCAGAGAATCACTCGCGGAACTGAGCAACGAATACAAGGAGTCGATGCCCTCTGACTTGCGAGAGACCAAGTCCTTCGACTGGTACCTCAACGAGTTGTACGAGGACCCACTCGTCGCCCGAAACGCCCACCAGCGCGTCGCCGACATGTTCGACTTCTACGGTACCGAATACGACGAGCACGAGGGCATCGTCAAGTACAAACTCGCGACGGAGGACCCGCTCCACGACGGTGAGAACACCTTCTACGGGAACGTCATCCACCAGAGCATCCACGAGTTCGTCAACAAGATCAAATCCGGGGCGCGCGGCCTCGGCCCCGAGCGGCGTATCAAACTGCTGCTCGGCCCGGTCGGCTCCGGGAAGTCCCACTTCGACCGGATGTGTCGAACCTACTTCGAGGACTACACACTCCGCGACGAGGGCCGGATGTACACCTTCCGGTGGACGAACCTCTGTGACATCGTCGACGACCAGGACCCTGCAGACGACGTGGTCCGGTCACCGATGAACCAGGACCCACTGGTCCTCATCCCGCACCGCCAGCGACAGCGCGTGCTCGACGAGCTCAACAACCTCCACGACGCGCCCTACACCATCCGGAACGAGCAGGCACTCGACCCCGAATCCGAGTTCTACATGGACAAGCTCCTCGAGTACTACGAGGACGACCTCCAGTCGGTGCTCGAGAACCACGTCGAGATCGTCCGCCTGCTCGCCGACGAGAACAAGCGCCAGTGCCTGGAGACCTTCGAACCCAAGGACAAGAAGAACCAGGACGAGACCGAGCTGACGGGCGACGTCAACTACTCGAAGATCGCCATCTACGGCGAGTCCGACCCGCGGGCGTTCGACTACTCCGGCGCGTTCTGTAACGCGAACCGGGGTATCTTCAGTGGGGAGGAGCTGCTGAAGCTCCAGCGCGAGTTCCTGTACGACTTCCTGCACGCGACGCAGGAGATGACCATCAAGCCGAAAAATAATCCAAGAATCGACATCGACCAGGTCATCGTCGGGCGTACGAACATGCCCGAGTACAAGGACAAGAAGGGCGACGAGAAGATGGAGGCGTTCAACGACCGGACCAAGCGCATCGACTTCCCGTACGTCCTCGGCTACGAGGAGGAGTCGGACATCTACCGCAAGATGCTGAACAACGCGGACGTGCCCGACATCCACGTCGAGCCCCACGCGCTGGAGATGGCCGGCCTGTTCGCCGTCCTCACCCGCATCGAGGAGCCCGACACCGAGACCGTCGAGATGATCCAGAAGGCGAAGGCCTACAACGGCGAGATCGACGACGGTGACGACATCGACGTCAAGAAGCTCCGCGAGGAGGCCGAGTCCAAGGCCGAGATCGGCGAAGGGATGGAAGGCGTCTCGCCCCGCTTCATCGGCGACGAGATAGCCGAGGCCATCATGGACTCGAAGCACCGCGGCCGCCAGTTCCTGTCGCCGCTGACCATCTTCAACTTCTTCGAGGAGAACCTGGAGCACCACGGCTCCATCCCCGAGGATAACTTCGAGACGTACTACCGATACCTCGAGATGGTCCGCGAGGAGTACAAGGCTCGCGCCATCGAGGACGTCCGCCACGCGCTGGCGTACGACATCGACGAGATCCAGCGCCAGGGCGAGAAGTACATGGACCACGTCATGGCCTACATCGACGACGACACCATCGAGGACGACATCACGGGTCGCGACCAGGAGCCCGACGAGAAGTTCATGCGCTCCATCGAGGAGAACCTCGACATCCCCGAGGACCGCAAGGACGACTTCCGCCAGGAGGTCTCGAACTGGGTCAGCCGGCGCGCCCGCGAAGGCACGACGTTCAACCCGCAGGACAACGAACGCCTCCGCCGCGCACTCGAGCGCAAGCTCTGGGAAGACAAGAAGCACAACATCAACTTCAGCGCGCTCGTCTCCGCCAACGAGACGGACGACGACGAACGGAACTCCTGGGTCGATGCCCTCATCGACCAGGGCTACTCGCGTGACGGCGCGAAAGAAGTGCTCGAGTTCGCTGGCGCGGAGGTCGCCAAAGCAGAGATGGAAGACTGA
- a CDS encoding PrkA family serine protein kinase produces the protein MSRGDDFVTAGDRALEETYEGPMSLAEYVDRVFEQPSIASHASKYLLQAIEAAGTRTVIEEGEEKERYRFFDDPHNDGEHAVLGNTDILNSFVDDLRSIASGRGKHEKILWFDGPTATGKSELKRCLINGLREYSKTPEGRRYTVEWNIASAGGGRGLSYGDDLGGDDEANWYESPVQSNPLTVFPPEVREDLISQVNATLDSDVPINVTQRLDPFSREAYDYLEEMYRRKGRKDLFSAIADSRHLRVKNYIVDVGRGVGVLHSEDDGTPKERLVGSWMHGMLQKLDSRGRKNPQAFSYDGVLSQGNGLLTIVEDAAQHADLLQKLLNVPDEGTVKLDKGIGMDIDTQLLIISNPDLEAVLNQHAERQGMDPLKALKRRLDKHEFAYLTNLSLETELIRRELTGEHTVWTAESYDDLAEKIRQPVVVAVKQSSGELMDREFAPHAIEAAALYSVVTRLDDDDLPTGVDLVDKAILFDRGYLQEGDTRQSKADFDFDGDSADGTHGIPVTYTRDILADLLHEETDRHHPDLHVERVIMPRDVLNALAEGLVDAPVFSTGERTEFEARVAEVKNHIFGAQEQDVIDAMMHDRKVDEATVAEYVEQVYAWETDEPIINERGEREEPDPLKMKIFEVEHLGRFEEPDYSGDQPSPEVQSFRREKIITALNRHAWEHRDEDFSIDNVDLTAIPVIKTVLESNDWDDVRRIYDDLDPRQWDDPPSGTETLALKKKTIQAMVDLLGYSEASAELTSRHVMGQVAYRWD, from the coding sequence ATGAGCAGGGGAGACGACTTCGTCACGGCCGGTGACCGCGCCCTCGAGGAGACCTACGAGGGGCCGATGTCGCTCGCCGAGTACGTCGACCGGGTGTTCGAGCAACCGAGCATCGCCAGCCACGCCTCGAAGTACCTGTTGCAGGCCATCGAGGCGGCCGGCACCCGGACCGTCATCGAGGAGGGTGAGGAGAAGGAGCGCTACCGCTTCTTCGACGACCCCCACAACGACGGGGAACACGCCGTCCTCGGCAACACGGACATACTCAACTCGTTCGTGGACGACCTCCGGTCCATCGCGTCCGGCCGCGGCAAACACGAGAAGATCCTCTGGTTCGACGGGCCCACGGCGACGGGCAAGTCCGAGCTGAAGCGCTGTCTCATCAACGGCCTCCGCGAGTACTCGAAGACGCCGGAGGGCCGGCGCTACACGGTCGAGTGGAACATCGCGTCGGCCGGCGGCGGCCGCGGGCTGAGCTACGGCGACGACCTCGGCGGCGACGACGAGGCGAACTGGTACGAATCACCGGTCCAGTCGAACCCGCTGACGGTGTTCCCGCCGGAGGTCCGCGAAGACCTCATATCGCAGGTCAACGCGACGCTCGACTCCGACGTGCCCATCAACGTGACCCAGCGTCTCGACCCGTTCAGCCGCGAAGCGTACGACTACCTGGAGGAGATGTACCGCCGGAAGGGTCGCAAAGACCTCTTCTCGGCCATCGCCGACAGTCGGCACCTCCGGGTCAAGAACTACATCGTCGACGTGGGTCGGGGCGTCGGCGTCCTCCACTCGGAGGACGACGGCACGCCGAAGGAGCGCCTGGTCGGCTCCTGGATGCACGGGATGCTCCAGAAGCTCGATTCGAGAGGGCGCAAGAACCCGCAGGCGTTCAGCTACGACGGCGTCCTCAGCCAGGGCAACGGCCTCCTCACTATCGTCGAGGACGCGGCCCAGCACGCCGACCTGCTGCAGAAGCTGCTGAACGTCCCCGACGAGGGGACGGTGAAACTCGACAAGGGCATCGGGATGGACATCGACACGCAGTTGCTCATCATCTCGAACCCCGACCTCGAGGCCGTGCTCAACCAGCACGCCGAACGACAGGGAATGGACCCACTGAAAGCACTCAAACGTCGCCTCGACAAGCACGAGTTCGCGTACCTGACGAACCTCTCGCTGGAGACCGAACTCATCCGCCGGGAACTCACCGGCGAGCACACGGTCTGGACGGCCGAATCGTACGACGACCTCGCGGAGAAGATCCGCCAGCCGGTCGTCGTCGCGGTGAAGCAGTCGTCGGGCGAGCTCATGGACAGGGAGTTCGCACCACACGCAATCGAGGCCGCTGCGCTCTACAGCGTGGTCACGCGCCTCGACGACGACGACCTGCCCACGGGGGTCGACCTCGTGGACAAGGCCATCCTCTTCGACCGTGGCTACCTGCAGGAGGGCGACACGCGGCAGTCGAAGGCCGACTTCGACTTCGACGGCGACTCGGCCGACGGGACCCACGGGATTCCGGTCACCTACACCCGCGACATCCTCGCGGACCTCCTCCACGAGGAGACCGACCGGCACCACCCGGACCTCCACGTCGAGCGCGTCATCATGCCGCGCGACGTGCTGAACGCGCTGGCCGAAGGACTCGTCGACGCCCCGGTGTTCTCCACCGGCGAGCGAACCGAGTTCGAGGCCCGCGTCGCCGAGGTGAAGAACCACATCTTCGGCGCACAGGAGCAGGACGTCATCGACGCGATGATGCACGACCGCAAGGTCGACGAGGCGACTGTCGCCGAGTACGTCGAGCAGGTGTACGCCTGGGAGACGGACGAACCCATCATCAACGAGCGGGGCGAGCGCGAGGAGCCCGACCCGCTGAAGATGAAGATATTCGAGGTCGAACACCTCGGACGCTTCGAGGAACCGGACTACAGCGGCGACCAGCCGAGTCCCGAGGTGCAGTCGTTCCGCCGCGAGAAGATCATCACGGCGCTGAACCGCCACGCGTGGGAGCACCGTGACGAGGACTTCAGCATCGACAACGTCGACCTCACCGCGATTCCGGTCATCAAGACCGTCCTCGAATCGAACGACTGGGACGACGTCCGTCGCATCTACGACGACCTCGACCCACGCCAGTGGGACGACCCGCCGAGTGGGACCGAGACGCTGGCGCTCAAGAAGAAGACCATCCAGGCGATGGTCGACCTGCTCGGCTACTCGGAAGCGTCGGCCGAACTGACCAGCAGACACGTCATGGGACAGGTGGCATACAGATGGGACTGA